A genome region from Chthonomonas sp. includes the following:
- a CDS encoding DinB family protein, which yields MEKRMIYSLSFAPKIVERLLRVFPTDRLDERIMADRFTAREVIAHLAEYEQVVLDRIRAANASPGREVPAYDPDQAAEAHHYADKDVFHEAEVFESRRDMTTEYLEGLADADWDKTFKVNGSETSIKDYMAKIMAHDLEHMHQLSLYLATEVATIH from the coding sequence ATGGAGAAGAGAATGATCTACTCTCTGAGCTTCGCGCCGAAAATTGTGGAGCGACTACTCCGAGTTTTCCCGACTGACCGCCTTGACGAGCGCATTATGGCCGACCGGTTTACTGCGCGCGAAGTCATTGCGCACCTCGCGGAATACGAACAAGTAGTCCTCGACCGTATTCGCGCGGCGAATGCCTCACCGGGCCGAGAAGTGCCTGCTTACGACCCGGACCAAGCCGCCGAGGCCCATCATTACGCGGACAAGGACGTGTTCCACGAAGCCGAGGTTTTCGAATCGCGGCGGGACATGACCACCGAGTATCTGGAAGGACTCGCCGACGCCGATTGGGACAAGACCTTTAAGGTCAATGGGTCGGAAACGAGCATCAAGGATTACATGGCCAAAATCATGGCCCATGACCTTGAGCACATGCACCAACTGTCCCTCTACCTCGCGACTGAAGTCGCGACGATCCACTAA
- a CDS encoding sigma-70 family RNA polymerase sigma factor — protein sequence MELGLTMPGTTFGASVDRDADQELVRRAKAGDYSAFEQLFVRHRQLVYRFAYQMAPRQDDAEDIVQEVFVRAYQNLSRYRDEAKFTTWLLRIATNLATDKARMTQRRSNLEQKEAKGALEWMTVGNTEDANDNLEGEYQVQALRKALAALPVHHRSVIVLRDLEGREYSEIAEMLGCSIGGAKLRVLRARRALKERMIPLMEGFVN from the coding sequence ATGGAACTTGGACTGACGATGCCTGGCACAACTTTTGGAGCAAGCGTTGATCGCGATGCTGACCAAGAGCTGGTTCGTCGGGCCAAAGCGGGCGACTACTCCGCCTTCGAACAACTGTTTGTTCGCCACCGCCAACTGGTTTACCGATTTGCCTACCAAATGGCACCCCGTCAAGACGATGCCGAAGACATCGTGCAAGAAGTCTTTGTGCGGGCCTACCAAAACCTGAGTCGCTACCGCGACGAGGCCAAGTTCACCACGTGGCTCCTCCGCATCGCCACCAACCTCGCCACCGACAAGGCTCGCATGACGCAGCGCCGCTCGAACCTGGAACAAAAAGAAGCAAAAGGCGCGCTGGAATGGATGACCGTCGGGAACACCGAAGACGCCAACGATAACCTCGAAGGCGAATATCAGGTGCAAGCCTTGCGCAAGGCGCTCGCCGCCCTGCCCGTTCACCACCGCTCCGTGATCGTTTTGCGCGACCTCGAAGGACGCGAATACAGCGAAATCGCCGAGATGCTGGGTTGCAGCATCGGTGGCGCCAAGCTTCGTGTGCTGCGCGCTCGCCGCGCTCTAAAGGAGCGCATGATTCCCCTGATGGAGGGTTTTGTCAATTGA
- a CDS encoding serine protease: MWALKVSLIALAAMGGEQDKTLDGVWQKAQALAVMLQENGQAKGFAMLVDQRGYFVAHQSALPKGIITGTSQGKFFDFRVISSDPRSQLVLLGASNWSSDAKPLRIAASNPKKGSRLIAVTLEGPFSAELAADDLTGLQNQTGRYVPFNEIRIETPSRRLGGAWILNNDGEIVGIIGAALQSTTNNSQRAPSNSGMMQAKADYGPGDLLVTYSLPVDVLTRVVDGFLSAKHQPTHPELGIEFVDAKGTSGAMVRSIVVGGAAHQGGVQMGDIITAVNGKPTARATQLAAQLFRLEPGSKVKLSVNRNGEAKELTVKVGEVVGLKLARLPQS, encoded by the coding sequence ATGTGGGCATTAAAGGTTAGTCTCATCGCCCTCGCGGCGATGGGTGGCGAGCAAGACAAAACCCTGGACGGGGTTTGGCAGAAGGCTCAAGCGCTCGCGGTGATGCTCCAGGAAAACGGCCAGGCCAAAGGTTTCGCCATGCTCGTGGATCAGCGTGGCTACTTTGTCGCGCACCAATCGGCGCTGCCCAAGGGCATCATCACCGGCACCTCGCAAGGGAAGTTCTTTGACTTTCGAGTGATCTCCAGCGACCCTCGAAGTCAGCTGGTACTGCTCGGCGCGAGCAATTGGTCGAGCGATGCGAAGCCGTTGCGGATTGCCGCGTCCAACCCCAAGAAGGGAAGTCGTCTCATCGCCGTGACGCTAGAGGGCCCGTTCTCCGCCGAACTCGCCGCCGACGACCTCACCGGCTTACAAAACCAAACCGGCCGCTACGTACCCTTCAACGAGATTCGAATTGAAACCCCGAGCCGCCGCCTGGGCGGAGCCTGGATCCTCAATAACGACGGCGAAATCGTCGGCATTATTGGGGCGGCCCTGCAAAGCACGACCAACAATTCGCAGCGGGCGCCTTCCAACTCGGGCATGATGCAGGCGAAGGCCGACTACGGTCCCGGCGACCTGCTGGTGACGTACAGCCTGCCGGTGGACGTGCTAACGCGGGTGGTGGATGGCTTCCTCAGCGCGAAGCATCAACCGACCCACCCGGAACTGGGTATCGAGTTTGTGGACGCCAAGGGCACCTCTGGAGCAATGGTGCGATCCATTGTGGTGGGCGGCGCGGCGCATCAGGGCGGCGTTCAAATGGGCGACATCATTACGGCCGTGAACGGCAAACCGACCGCTCGCGCCACGCAATTGGCCGCACAGCTGTTCCGGTTAGAACCCGGCTCAAAGGTGAAGCTGAGCGTGAATCGCAACGGCGAAGCGAAAGAACTCACCGTCAAAGTCGGCGAAGTCGTCGGCCTTAAGCTGGCAAGACTGCCTCAGTCTTAA
- the recJ gene encoding single-stranded-DNA-specific exonuclease RecJ, protein MPVATSPILKAHPRDIEREDALANELGLQRLTAGILVARGYDTAEKVHAFLRPSLDQLHDPELLPGYREGADILLDAIKNKRRIYLHGDYDVDGVTSAAIFSRFFDAVGANYHVHVPHRINEGYGLHDSAVQRAVDEKAEIFLTCDCGITANEPVRQARELGMKVVITDHHEPDTELPPAHAILNPHLATSRYPFDQLCGAGVVLKFCAGLARELGHPVGAFYRNFLDLAALGTVSDMMPLLDENRVITHFGLQELGRSKKHGLAALREYVLRGATRPLVARDIGFGFGPRLNASGRMEDAATSLRLLLTRDDEEAQKLATYVEEVNLRRRQEQDIAVEVAVEMVEARGESDRNAIVVYNPEWHPGLIGLIAGKLVDVFYRPTFVLTKAEHGLKGSARSIEGFNLFQAIQALRDECGLGGGGHAAAAGINIAEENLDKFSLAIHEYVSNTMSAEQLTRTYVADAEAELAEFNMALVEELDMLAPFGQANPEPSFLVRHASVMDARYMGKEGQHLIMKVRQGNSKPMAVKVWNYGAETPLPEGNVQFVGKPGINEWQGRRSIEIKTEAVLPA, encoded by the coding sequence TTGCCCGTCGCCACGTCACCGATTCTGAAGGCGCATCCTCGCGACATTGAGCGCGAGGATGCGCTTGCCAATGAGCTTGGTCTGCAGCGTCTGACCGCGGGAATTCTGGTCGCGCGCGGCTACGATACGGCGGAAAAAGTACACGCCTTTCTTCGTCCCTCGCTGGATCAGCTGCACGATCCGGAGCTTTTGCCCGGCTATCGCGAGGGAGCGGATATTCTGCTGGATGCCATCAAGAACAAGCGCCGCATTTATCTGCACGGCGACTACGACGTTGACGGCGTGACGAGCGCAGCGATTTTCAGCCGCTTCTTCGACGCGGTGGGCGCGAACTACCACGTCCACGTGCCGCACCGGATCAACGAGGGCTATGGGCTTCACGATTCGGCGGTGCAACGCGCCGTGGACGAGAAGGCCGAGATCTTTCTGACCTGCGACTGCGGCATTACCGCCAACGAACCTGTGCGCCAGGCGCGCGAGCTCGGCATGAAGGTCGTAATTACGGACCACCATGAGCCGGATACTGAATTGCCGCCCGCTCACGCGATCCTCAACCCGCACCTTGCGACTTCGCGCTATCCCTTCGATCAGCTTTGCGGTGCCGGCGTTGTGCTCAAATTTTGCGCGGGTTTGGCCCGCGAACTCGGGCATCCGGTCGGCGCGTTTTATCGCAACTTCCTCGACTTGGCTGCCCTCGGCACGGTCAGCGACATGATGCCGCTGCTGGATGAGAATCGCGTGATCACGCACTTTGGGTTGCAGGAGCTTGGGCGCAGCAAGAAGCATGGCTTGGCGGCTCTGCGCGAGTATGTGCTGCGCGGCGCGACGCGCCCGCTGGTGGCGCGAGATATTGGATTCGGATTCGGGCCTCGGCTCAACGCCTCGGGCCGTATGGAAGACGCGGCGACCAGCCTGCGATTGCTGCTGACCCGCGATGACGAGGAAGCCCAAAAGCTCGCCACTTACGTGGAAGAAGTCAACCTTCGTCGCCGCCAAGAACAAGATATCGCCGTGGAGGTCGCGGTCGAAATGGTGGAGGCACGGGGCGAGAGCGACCGCAACGCGATTGTGGTCTACAATCCCGAATGGCATCCGGGACTCATCGGGCTCATCGCCGGCAAACTCGTGGACGTGTTTTATCGCCCGACGTTTGTGCTCACGAAGGCCGAGCACGGCCTCAAAGGGTCGGCCCGTAGCATCGAGGGCTTTAACCTTTTTCAGGCGATTCAGGCTCTACGCGACGAGTGCGGACTCGGCGGAGGCGGCCACGCGGCCGCGGCCGGGATTAACATCGCCGAAGAGAATCTCGACAAGTTCTCGCTTGCCATCCACGAGTACGTCAGCAACACCATGTCGGCTGAGCAACTCACGCGCACTTACGTCGCCGATGCCGAAGCCGAACTCGCCGAGTTCAACATGGCCCTGGTCGAGGAACTCGACATGCTCGCGCCGTTTGGACAGGCCAACCCCGAGCCATCGTTCTTAGTTCGGCATGCCTCGGTAATGGACGCTCGGTACATGGGCAAAGAGGGCCAGCACCTGATCATGAAGGTGCGGCAGGGCAACAGCAAGCCAATGGCCGTGAAGGTGTGGAACTACGGCGCGGAGACGCCTTTGCCCGAGGGCAATGTTCAGTTTGTGGGTAAGCCCGGCATCAACGAATGGCAGGGTCGCCGCTCGATTGAGATTAAGACTGAGGCAGTCTTGCCAGCTTAA
- the nusG gene encoding transcription termination/antitermination factor NusG codes for MARAWYAVHTISGHENKVRELLTRRASVEGLWGLDIFEVLIPVEQEMATRNGKRVVMDKKVFPGYILVRMAMTDDTYRIVKSTSGVTGFIQSGNKPVPLEDYEVRRIMTNIESSKEAPKVAYAKNDVIRVVEGPFSEYTGKIDEVLFEREKLKVMINIFGRETPVELDFEQVEKM; via the coding sequence ATGGCTCGCGCCTGGTACGCCGTCCACACGATTTCGGGCCACGAGAACAAGGTCCGCGAACTGCTCACGCGCCGCGCGTCGGTCGAAGGGCTCTGGGGTCTTGACATTTTTGAAGTCCTGATTCCGGTGGAACAGGAAATGGCCACTCGCAACGGCAAGCGCGTGGTGATGGACAAGAAGGTCTTCCCGGGCTACATTTTGGTCCGCATGGCGATGACCGACGACACCTACCGCATCGTCAAATCAACGAGCGGTGTGACTGGCTTCATCCAATCCGGCAACAAGCCGGTGCCGCTCGAAGACTACGAAGTTCGTCGCATCATGACGAACATCGAATCGAGCAAGGAAGCTCCGAAGGTGGCCTACGCCAAGAACGACGTCATTCGCGTGGTCGAAGGGCCGTTCAGCGAATACACTGGCAAGATCGACGAAGTGCTGTTCGAACGCGAAAAGCTCAAGGTCATGATCAACATCTTTGGCCGTGAAACCCCGGTAGAACTCGACTTCGAGCAAGTCGAGAAGATGTAA
- the secE gene encoding preprotein translocase subunit SecE, producing the protein MSNITEGSGQQVKAGSVPVPKMKKGVGTFMREAMAEMKKVNWPTKKETTRLTGVVFAVCFSIIIFLFVLSVVFEQVFKIITGSR; encoded by the coding sequence ATGAGCAACATTACCGAAGGATCTGGGCAACAAGTGAAGGCCGGCTCTGTTCCGGTGCCCAAGATGAAAAAGGGCGTCGGCACGTTCATGCGGGAAGCAATGGCCGAAATGAAGAAGGTCAACTGGCCGACCAAGAAGGAGACCACGCGTCTCACTGGCGTCGTCTTCGCCGTCTGCTTCAGCATCATCATCTTCCTGTTCGTGCTCTCCGTCGTGTTCGAACAAGTCTTTAAAATCATCACGGGGTCCCGCTAA
- a CDS encoding alpha-ketoacid dehydrogenase subunit beta, whose product MAKTLTYREAIRETLIAEIERDPMVFLMGEDIGRYQGTFRVTQGLFERFKEKRVLDTPISEPGIVGMATGAAMVGLRPVVEMMTMSFSILALDQIINHAAKIHYMTGGQATVPIVVRGPGGAANQLSAQHSHSMEGWYAHTPGLKVVAPAFPEDAVGLLRTSIRDDNPVIFTENPGVYGIKADIDIDDIDFTIPFGKAKVVKEGKDLTLIAYSRMVHVCLAAAEKLEKDGFDVEVVDVRSLKPLDTETIYNSVRKTHRAVVVYEDWKSGGFGAEIASRINEDCFDDLDAPVGRVGGLNVPMPYARVLELQCIPNEDDVIACVHKIG is encoded by the coding sequence ATGGCCAAGACACTTACTTACCGCGAGGCAATCCGCGAAACTCTGATCGCCGAAATTGAGCGCGATCCGATGGTCTTCCTCATGGGCGAAGACATTGGCCGTTACCAGGGCACGTTCCGCGTGACCCAAGGTCTCTTTGAGCGCTTCAAGGAAAAGCGCGTGCTCGACACGCCGATTAGCGAACCCGGGATTGTCGGGATGGCGACCGGCGCGGCCATGGTCGGTCTGCGACCGGTGGTCGAAATGATGACCATGTCGTTCTCGATTCTCGCGCTCGACCAGATCATCAACCACGCTGCAAAGATTCACTACATGACCGGTGGTCAAGCCACGGTACCCATCGTGGTGCGCGGTCCCGGTGGCGCGGCCAATCAGCTGTCGGCTCAACACAGCCACAGCATGGAAGGCTGGTACGCCCACACTCCTGGCCTCAAGGTCGTTGCCCCAGCGTTCCCCGAGGATGCTGTAGGTCTGCTCCGCACTTCAATCCGCGATGACAACCCGGTTATCTTCACCGAAAACCCGGGCGTTTACGGGATCAAGGCCGACATCGACATTGATGACATTGACTTCACGATCCCCTTCGGCAAGGCCAAGGTGGTGAAGGAAGGCAAGGATTTGACGCTGATTGCCTACAGCCGCATGGTGCATGTGTGCCTCGCCGCCGCCGAAAAGCTGGAGAAAGATGGCTTCGACGTGGAAGTGGTGGACGTGCGCTCGCTTAAGCCGCTTGACACGGAAACGATCTACAACTCGGTCCGCAAGACGCACCGCGCGGTAGTGGTTTACGAAGACTGGAAGAGCGGTGGTTTCGGCGCTGAGATTGCCTCGCGCATCAACGAAGACTGCTTCGACGATCTCGACGCTCCGGTGGGTCGGGTCGGCGGTCTGAACGTGCCCATGCCCTACGCTCGCGTCCTCGAGCTTCAGTGCATCCCGAACGAAGACGATGTCATCGCCTGCGTTCACAAGATTGGCTGA
- the pdhA gene encoding pyruvate dehydrogenase (acetyl-transferring) E1 component subunit alpha — translation MAKPADIEPTETPAMLETYYREMVFIRHFEEKCNQIYRTGKAGGYLHVYIGMEATAVGWLHAIKQGWDYIITAYRDHAQPLILGSDPIKLMAEIMGRKDGYSFGKGGSMHLYDIERGFFGGWGIVGGHTALGGGLALGSKYKGEDRVTLCFLGDGAANAGVFFETMNMAALWDLPVIFIIENNEFAMGTRLEYHAADTELWKRGVPFGMISERVDGMDLLQVLSDARRIVDQVRKEQRPALIEIMNYRFSGHGAADNDQSLYRTPEEVAKAKERDPIKLLEAVLLERNIMTQEKMEAINEEYENEVERIYEAADASPFPPIEDVYTHVYSDMMPEKGH, via the coding sequence GTGGCAAAACCAGCCGATATTGAACCCACCGAAACCCCGGCGATGCTGGAGACCTACTATCGCGAGATGGTCTTTATCCGCCATTTTGAAGAAAAATGTAACCAGATCTACCGCACGGGTAAAGCCGGCGGTTACCTGCACGTCTACATCGGAATGGAGGCCACCGCAGTTGGTTGGCTCCATGCGATTAAGCAGGGTTGGGACTACATCATTACCGCTTACCGCGATCACGCCCAACCGCTGATTCTGGGTTCGGACCCAATTAAGCTGATGGCCGAGATCATGGGCCGCAAGGACGGCTACAGCTTTGGCAAGGGCGGCTCGATGCACCTGTACGATATCGAACGCGGCTTCTTTGGCGGCTGGGGCATCGTCGGCGGGCACACCGCGCTCGGCGGCGGACTTGCCCTGGGGAGCAAGTACAAAGGCGAAGATCGTGTGACCCTGTGCTTCCTTGGGGACGGCGCGGCCAACGCGGGCGTGTTCTTCGAAACCATGAACATGGCCGCCCTTTGGGACTTGCCCGTGATCTTCATCATCGAAAACAACGAGTTTGCGATGGGCACTCGTCTTGAGTACCACGCCGCCGACACCGAGCTTTGGAAGCGCGGCGTGCCGTTCGGCATGATCAGCGAGCGAGTGGACGGCATGGACCTGCTGCAAGTGCTCAGCGATGCGCGACGCATCGTGGATCAAGTCCGCAAGGAGCAGCGCCCGGCCCTCATCGAAATCATGAACTACCGCTTCTCCGGTCACGGCGCGGCGGACAACGATCAGAGCCTGTACCGCACCCCGGAAGAGGTGGCAAAGGCGAAGGAACGCGACCCGATTAAGCTGCTGGAAGCCGTACTGCTCGAACGCAACATCATGACGCAAGAAAAGATGGAAGCGATCAACGAGGAGTACGAAAACGAAGTCGAACGAATCTATGAGGCCGCGGACGCCAGCCCGTTCCCGCCGATCGAAGACGTGTACACGCACGTGTACAGCGACATGATGCCGGAGAAGGGACACTAA
- a CDS encoding UMP kinase: MSTPRFKRVLLKISGEALAGNQGFGLDGDTISFIAQEVVKVAEKGVQVGIVVGGGNFIRGEQFSKGGYDRSVADQMGMLGTVMNSLALQNAIEQSGLQTRVQSAITVSQVAEPFIVRRAIRHLEKGRAVIFAAGTGNPYFTTDTAGVLRALEIHADVIMKATKVDGVYDKDPKKHTDAVKYDSLSFDTAIENRLGVMDQTAFTMCREHDLPIIVLDLSERDAMVRAAMGESVGTLVGGK; encoded by the coding sequence ATGAGTACTCCCCGATTCAAACGCGTTCTCCTCAAAATTAGCGGCGAGGCCCTCGCCGGAAACCAAGGCTTTGGCCTCGACGGCGACACGATTAGCTTTATTGCTCAGGAAGTCGTCAAGGTCGCCGAGAAAGGCGTTCAAGTCGGCATCGTCGTAGGGGGCGGCAACTTCATTCGGGGCGAACAGTTCTCCAAGGGCGGCTACGACCGCAGCGTGGCCGACCAAATGGGCATGCTCGGCACGGTCATGAACTCGCTCGCGCTGCAAAACGCCATTGAGCAGAGCGGCCTTCAGACCCGCGTGCAAAGCGCGATCACCGTAAGCCAAGTGGCCGAACCCTTTATCGTGCGCCGCGCCATTCGCCACTTGGAAAAAGGCCGTGCGGTGATCTTTGCGGCCGGCACCGGCAACCCCTACTTTACGACCGACACCGCGGGCGTGCTCCGCGCGCTGGAGATTCATGCCGACGTGATCATGAAAGCGACCAAGGTAGATGGCGTCTACGACAAAGACCCCAAGAAGCACACCGACGCCGTGAAGTACGACAGCCTGAGCTTTGACACCGCCATTGAGAACCGCCTCGGCGTGATGGATCAGACCGCATTTACGATGTGCCGGGAGCATGATCTGCCCATCATCGTGTTAGACTTAAGTGAACGAGACGCAATGGTGCGGGCCGCAATGGGCGAATCCGTCGGCACCCTTGTCGGAGGAAAGTAA
- the frr gene encoding ribosome recycling factor, with the protein MDELLKDAEHRMEQAIDAMVHDFSTIRTGRANPSVLERVHVDYYGTETPISQIANVSVPEPRQLLIAPYEKSMIPVIERAILKSDLGITPSSDSAGIRLNFPQMTEERRKEMVKQVHARAEQACIAIRNVRRDANDHGKAKQKAKEISEDDLKGFEVKVQKITDRHVDRAHELQAKKDAELMEI; encoded by the coding sequence ATGGACGAATTACTGAAAGATGCCGAACACCGCATGGAGCAAGCCATCGACGCGATGGTGCACGACTTTTCCACCATCCGAACGGGCCGCGCGAATCCCAGCGTGCTCGAGCGGGTGCACGTGGACTACTACGGCACGGAAACCCCGATTAGCCAAATCGCCAACGTCTCGGTTCCCGAGCCGCGACAACTGCTGATTGCGCCCTACGAAAAGAGCATGATCCCGGTGATCGAGCGCGCGATTCTTAAGAGCGACCTCGGCATCACGCCGAGCAGTGACAGCGCTGGCATTCGCCTGAACTTCCCGCAAATGACCGAAGAGCGCCGCAAGGAGATGGTTAAGCAGGTTCATGCTCGCGCCGAGCAAGCGTGCATCGCCATCCGCAACGTGCGCCGCGACGCCAACGATCACGGCAAGGCCAAACAAAAAGCCAAGGAAATTAGCGAAGACGATTTGAAGGGCTTTGAAGTGAAGGTTCAAAAGATCACCGACCGCCACGTCGATCGGGCCCACGAGCTCCAAGCGAAGAAAGACGCCGAGCTCATGGAAATCTAA
- the uppS gene encoding di-trans,poly-cis-decaprenylcistransferase, whose product MPTLLQAAQRAGLDLDQLPQHVAIIMDGNGRWATGKGLGRLLGHREGYKTLKSVVEAAGELGVKFLTVYAFSAENWRRPQSEVAGLMKLIEGAMREQTQHLVNKNVRVAITGRMHELPVSLREALEEGIAATRHCTGMTFCLAINYGGRAEIVDAVRSVTASGAEVTEEAISAHLYHPEHPEPDLMIRTAGEMRWSNFLIWQAAYAELVVTKVSWPEFTGKSLIDALVEYQKRTRKFGGLVS is encoded by the coding sequence ATGCCCACGCTCTTGCAGGCGGCCCAGCGCGCCGGCCTCGACCTTGATCAGTTGCCCCAGCACGTCGCCATCATCATGGATGGCAACGGTCGCTGGGCAACGGGCAAAGGTTTGGGACGCCTGCTTGGCCACCGCGAGGGCTACAAAACTCTCAAGAGCGTGGTGGAAGCCGCCGGCGAACTCGGTGTCAAGTTCCTTACCGTGTATGCATTCAGCGCCGAAAACTGGCGACGCCCCCAAAGCGAAGTTGCGGGCCTGATGAAGCTCATCGAAGGCGCGATGCGAGAGCAAACTCAGCACCTCGTGAACAAAAATGTGCGCGTCGCGATCACGGGCCGCATGCACGAGCTTCCGGTTTCGCTTCGCGAAGCTCTTGAAGAGGGCATCGCCGCGACCCGGCACTGCACCGGCATGACCTTTTGCCTCGCGATCAACTACGGCGGTCGGGCGGAGATTGTGGACGCGGTGCGGTCCGTTACGGCCAGTGGCGCGGAGGTCACCGAGGAGGCAATTTCAGCCCATCTTTATCACCCCGAGCATCCCGAACCCGATCTGATGATCCGCACGGCGGGCGAAATGCGGTGGAGCAATTTTCTGATTTGGCAAGCCGCCTACGCCGAGCTTGTCGTCACCAAAGTGAGCTGGCCGGAGTTCACCGGCAAGTCGCTAATTGACGCGCTAGTGGAGTACCAAAAGCGCACGCGCAAGTTCGGCGGCCTCGTTTCGTAG
- a CDS encoding glycogen synthase, with protein MKILYVSVEVAPYAKVGGLADVAEGLPKALVEAGHDVRVACPAYGMAIADPALHMRHRHSLEVQMNPIWEETVDHYEGVNSGVRTWLLGNEKNFAWVHRSEDLYSHGRDSYLLFARAIMAACEAEGWIPDVISCNDWQTAFLPVFVRELGGDKWANVACTYTIHNLAYQGEFGADTLPSAGLSPELFTGEKLEFFGRVNFLKSACMFADIVNTVSPKYAEEIQTERYGCGLWGVMQSLSSTGRLRGILNGIDLDRFDPEHDEELEAKYTAANWRDKVQNKRELQGELDWAVDDDMPLLAIVSRLSDQKGFDLLVKAMPGILNLPSQLVILAVGDPHAASQLRQLQAEWPDRLRLVERFDAPLAQRIYGAADIFLMPSHFEPCGLGQLIAMRYGSVPVARMTGGLANTVFEGKNGFAYDEAAVRPMLEAISRAVETYKSDAKTWAKLVEAGMAGDYGWRAPAEEYVKMYADAIAARAKSAAQAPR; from the coding sequence ATGAAGATTCTTTACGTTTCAGTTGAAGTGGCGCCATACGCCAAGGTGGGCGGTTTGGCCGATGTGGCCGAAGGCCTCCCCAAGGCATTGGTGGAAGCCGGTCACGACGTGCGCGTGGCGTGTCCCGCGTACGGAATGGCGATTGCCGATCCGGCGCTGCACATGCGGCACCGACACTCGCTGGAGGTCCAGATGAACCCGATTTGGGAAGAAACGGTGGACCACTACGAGGGCGTGAACAGCGGTGTGCGCACTTGGCTGCTGGGCAACGAGAAGAACTTCGCCTGGGTGCATCGCAGCGAAGACCTCTATTCTCACGGTCGGGACAGCTACCTGCTCTTCGCCCGCGCCATCATGGCCGCATGCGAAGCCGAAGGCTGGATCCCCGACGTGATTAGCTGCAACGACTGGCAAACCGCGTTTCTGCCTGTGTTTGTGCGTGAGTTAGGCGGCGACAAGTGGGCCAATGTCGCGTGCACCTACACGATCCACAACCTGGCTTATCAGGGCGAATTCGGGGCCGACACCTTGCCCAGCGCCGGCCTTTCTCCCGAGCTCTTCACCGGCGAAAAGCTGGAGTTTTTCGGGCGGGTCAACTTCCTGAAGTCGGCTTGCATGTTCGCGGACATTGTCAACACGGTGAGCCCTAAGTACGCGGAGGAGATTCAAACCGAGCGCTACGGGTGCGGGCTCTGGGGCGTCATGCAGTCGCTCTCCAGCACCGGTCGGTTGCGCGGAATCCTCAACGGCATTGATCTCGATCGCTTCGATCCGGAACACGATGAGGAACTCGAAGCCAAGTACACCGCCGCCAATTGGCGCGATAAGGTGCAGAACAAGCGCGAACTCCAAGGCGAACTGGATTGGGCCGTGGACGACGACATGCCGCTCCTGGCAATCGTCAGCCGCTTGAGCGACCAAAAAGGGTTTGACTTGCTCGTCAAGGCGATGCCCGGCATTCTCAACCTGCCCTCTCAACTGGTGATTCTCGCGGTGGGTGATCCGCACGCGGCCAGTCAATTGCGCCAACTTCAAGCCGAGTGGCCTGATCGTCTGCGATTGGTGGAGCGGTTCGACGCGCCTCTCGCGCAGCGCATTTATGGCGCCGCAGACATCTTCTTGATGCCGAGCCACTTTGAGCCGTGTGGCCTGGGGCAGCTGATCGCGATGCGCTACGGCTCGGTGCCGGTCGCCCGAATGACGGGTGGTCTCGCGAACACCGTGTTCGAAGGCAAGAACGGATTTGCTTACGACGAGGCCGCCGTTCGCCCGATGCTCGAAGCGATCTCACGCGCTGTAGAGACCTACAAATCGGACGCAAAAACCTGGGCCAAGTTGGTCGAAGCGGGCATGGCAGGCGATTACGGCTGGCGCGCTCCGGCGGAGGAATACGTCAAGATGTATGCCGATGCCATCGCAGCCCGAGCCAAGTCCGCAGCTCAAGCTCCTCGCTGA